The nucleotide sequence GCACGGTGTCGGTGTTCGGCCGCATCGACGGCGTCGAGGGCCCTGACCAGTACGTCTTCTTCTACGCCGACTCCGGGCACCCGAACTACCACGTCGTGAAGAACGTCGTGCCGTCGCAGATGTACGTCGCCGAGTTCCGGCTCGAGGACTACCCGGTGCACGCCGAGGACATCCTGCACGTCGGCGCCGAGGCGTTCAGCGCCGCGCTGAACACGGTCAACATCGGCAAGTTCAACCTCTGCTTCGGCGGCATCGGCATGGCGACGCACTCGCTGTACGAAGCCATCACGCACGCGCACAACCGCGTCCTGTACGGCAAGCCGGTGACGGACTTCCCGCACGTCCGCCGTGAGTTCGTCGAGGCCTACGCGCGGCTGACCGCGATGAAGCTGTTCTCCGACCGAGCCGTGGACTACTTCCGCAGCGCGCACCCGGACGACCGCCGCTACCTGCTGTTCAACCCGATCACCAAGATGAAGGTCACCACCGAGGCGCAGAAGGTGATCGGCCTGGTCGCCGACGTCGTCGCGGCCAAGGGGTTCGAGGCCGACACCTACCTGGCGATGTCCAAGAACGACATCGACGGCTTGCCGAAGCTCGAGGGCACGGTGGCCGTCAACCTGGCGCTGATCGCGAAGTTCATGCCGAACTACCTGTTCGCGCCGCAGGAGTACGCGCCGGTGCCGACGCGCACCGACGCCGTGGACGACGAATTCCTCTTCCGCCAGGGCCCGGCGCGCGGCCTGTCCAAGGTCCGGTTCCACGACTGGAAGACCGCCTACGCCGAAGCCGGCCACATCCCGAACGTCGCGCTGTTCACCGAACAGGCCGGCTTCCTGGTCAAGCTGCTCACCGAGGCGGCGCCGGACGAGGCGCAGCAGGCCGACCTCGACTTCGGGCTCGCGCTGACCGAGCTGTTCACGCTGATCGTCTACGGCCAGCTCGTCCTGGAGCAGGCCCGCATCACCGGCTTGGACGACGAGGTCACCGACCAGATCTTCGCGGTGCTGGTGCAGGACTTCAGCGTCGCGGCGGTGGACCTCAACGGCAAGGCGAGCTCGACCGAGGCCCAGCAGGCGATCGCCCTGGCGGCGCTGCGCAAGCCGGTGGTGGACGCCGGGCGGTTCGAGAACGTGTGGGCGCGGGTGCGGGCGCTTTCCGGGGTCTACGCCATGCACCCGTGATGGCGCGGGAGTACCGGCTGGGTGTCATGCGGAAAGCGGTGAACGTCCTGGTGACCGCGGGCCTGAAACGCGGCATCCCGATCGCCGGGAGCACCGGGTGGCTGCTGACCACGCGCGGGCGGCGCTCCGGCGCCGACCGCACCACCCCGGTCAACGTCGTCGAAGCCGCTGGCGACCGCTGGCTCGTGTCGCCGTACGGGCGGGTCGGCTGGGTGCACAACCTGCGCGCCGACGCGACCGCCCGGCTGTGGCGCGGCGACACGCGGCAGACGTGGGAGGTCGAGGAGGCCGACGCCGCGACGGCGGGCCCGGTGCTGCGCGCGTACGTCCGCAAGCTTCCGGTGACGGCGCCGTTCTTCGACGCGAAGCCGGGCGACCCGGCCGAAGCGTTCGCCGCGGAAGCCGATCGACACCCGGTGTTCCGGTTGGCAAGATCTCGGACGTGAACCGAGAGCGGGCGGCGGAGCTGATCTGGGACGCGTGGCTGACCGGCAAGCGGCTGGAGGGTCTCCCGGACGACGCCCGCCCGGGCGACCTGGCCGACGGCATGGCGGCGCAGGCGGCGCTCGCCGAGCTGGCCGGGCCGGTGTCCGGCTGGAAGATCGGCGCGACCACCGTGTACGCCCGCCAGTACCTCGGCGTCCCCGGGCCGCTGGCGGGCGCGATGTTCGAACGGTTCCACCAGGTCGAGGGTGCCCCGGTACCGGCGGACACCATGACCATGGGCGTCGCCGAACCCGAGTTCGCCTTCCGGCTCAAGGCCGACCCGGGTCTGTCGCCGTCGCTGACCGCGGTGCTCGACGCGGTCGACACGATGTTCCTGGCGATCGAGCTGCCGGACAGCCGCTACACCGACCACCGCCACGCGGGCGGCCCGCAACTGCTGGCCGACGCGGCGTGCTCGGGCCGGTTCGTCGAGGGCCGCCCGGTGCCGGGCTGGCGCACCGTCGACCTGCCCCGCTGCCAGGTGGTCCTCCACGCCGACGGTGAGGAGTTCTCCCGCGGCAGCGGCAGCCTGGTGCTGGGCGACCCACGCCTGGCACTGCACTGGCTGGCGATGGAGCTGCCCCGCCACGGCCGGACGCTTTGCCCGGGCGACATCGTGACGACGGGAACGGCCACCCCGCCCTGCCCGATCCGCGCGGGCAGCCACGTGGTGGCGGACTTCGGTGAGCTGGGAAGCGTGGAGGCGAGGTTCTGTTCGCCGCTAGAGTGATCGGGTGCTGACGTTCCGTGCAGGTCTCGTGGTGCTGGCGGTCGTCGTGGCGGGGCTCGACGCGGGCTTCTGGCTCTTCGCGCGCGGCCCCCACCCGATGCCGGCGCGGATCGGCTTCCTGGTGGTGTTCGTGCTGCTGCTGGCGCTGCTCGCGGCGGCCGCGGGGGTGGTGCGCTGGGAGGTCGCGGTGCCCTTGGCCGCCGCGTCGACTTCCGGGCTGCTGTTCGTCGGGGCGGCGGCGATCTTCAGCGTGGGACTGGGTTTTCTGCTGACGGCGGTCGTGGAGGCGGCGTTGGTGCGGCGGCTGGTTCTGGACGCGTCGCCGGTGGGGTGGCGCGGGGGCACCTGGCTGATCAGCGCCGCGGCCGCGGTGGTGCCGGTGGTGCTGTTCGCCGTGGGCCTGTTCGCGCTGCGGTCGCCCTGAACGCGGTGAAGGCGGGCCCACCCGCTGGTGGCCCGCCTTCACCGGAGAGCTACTTGCCGAACCCGGCCCGCCGGAGCGCGTCGGCCATCGAGCCGCTCGTGTTCCCGCCGCGGTCCCGGCCGCCGCCACCGCCGCTGCTGCCGCGCTGACCGCCCCCGCCGCCACCGCCGCGGCGCTGGCCGCCGCCCTGACCGCC is from Amycolatopsis mediterranei and encodes:
- a CDS encoding acyl-CoA dehydrogenase — its product is MLLNPHEYDPACFDAETRRLLRATIDWFEQRGKAKLTEDYHARTFYADFLEFAGKEGLFSTFLTPAANAEGHPDKRWDTSRVAALSEILGFYGLNYWYPWQVTILGLGPVWQSGNDVARKRAADALDAGGVGAFGLSEKDHGADIYSSDLVLTKDGDGYRANGSKYYIGNGNCARTVSVFGRIDGVEGPDQYVFFYADSGHPNYHVVKNVVPSQMYVAEFRLEDYPVHAEDILHVGAEAFSAALNTVNIGKFNLCFGGIGMATHSLYEAITHAHNRVLYGKPVTDFPHVRREFVEAYARLTAMKLFSDRAVDYFRSAHPDDRRYLLFNPITKMKVTTEAQKVIGLVADVVAAKGFEADTYLAMSKNDIDGLPKLEGTVAVNLALIAKFMPNYLFAPQEYAPVPTRTDAVDDEFLFRQGPARGLSKVRFHDWKTAYAEAGHIPNVALFTEQAGFLVKLLTEAAPDEAQQADLDFGLALTELFTLIVYGQLVLEQARITGLDDEVTDQIFAVLVQDFSVAAVDLNGKASSTEAQQAIALAALRKPVVDAGRFENVWARVRALSGVYAMHP
- a CDS encoding 2-keto-4-pentenoate hydratase; this encodes MNRERAAELIWDAWLTGKRLEGLPDDARPGDLADGMAAQAALAELAGPVSGWKIGATTVYARQYLGVPGPLAGAMFERFHQVEGAPVPADTMTMGVAEPEFAFRLKADPGLSPSLTAVLDAVDTMFLAIELPDSRYTDHRHAGGPQLLADAACSGRFVEGRPVPGWRTVDLPRCQVVLHADGEEFSRGSGSLVLGDPRLALHWLAMELPRHGRTLCPGDIVTTGTATPPCPIRAGSHVVADFGELGSVEARFCSPLE
- a CDS encoding nitroreductase family deazaflavin-dependent oxidoreductase — translated: MAREYRLGVMRKAVNVLVTAGLKRGIPIAGSTGWLLTTRGRRSGADRTTPVNVVEAAGDRWLVSPYGRVGWVHNLRADATARLWRGDTRQTWEVEEADAATAGPVLRAYVRKLPVTAPFFDAKPGDPAEAFAAEADRHPVFRLARSRT